The following proteins are encoded in a genomic region of Amia ocellicauda isolate fAmiCal2 chromosome 6, fAmiCal2.hap1, whole genome shotgun sequence:
- the LOC136751169 gene encoding lymphocyte function-associated antigen 3 isoform X8 codes for MSEAPVLVISVILLLQDLVLSQELVYGLLNEEVVMSPHIKINITEILWKFENDKLAEWDSIETSYFGTFKGRTELHKNGTLGIKNITFQDNGLYTLSILSGEIHDKIFNLTVLKPVSKPHVNYSFNESICNLTCVGDEDIGYSWNINGKDQLDMKTNPLTFSKDTDLDTVYICKVKNPKSEEESDPFVVRKCFPAGGRTHFAIIFPLLIFVLLLLCGFLYRKFHNKRSKVLTVGSEVHKENNTHDEETSPSPSAEQEDGNALSEDASPGPDKHEEEVLVLTVGSEVHKENNTHDEVETSPSPSAEQEDGNALSEVETSPSPCAEQESGDAVSEAKDQNCEEQEGGTNPDGGETEDT; via the exons ATGTCTGAAGCCCCTGTCCTCGTCATCTCCGTGATTCTGCTGCTCCAGGACCTAGTCTTATCGCAAG AACTTGTCTATGGATTATTGAATGAAGAAGTTGTGATGTCCCcacacatcaaaataaatataactgaaATTTTATGGAAATTTGAAAATGACAAACTTGCAGAATGGGACTCTATAGAGACATCTTATTTCGGTACTTTTAAGGGTCGAACAGAACTACATAAAAATGGAACTCttggaataaaaaatataacCTTTCAAGATAATGGACTTTATACGTTGAGTATACTATCTGGAGAAATTCATGACAAGATTTTTAACCTCACAGTATTAA AACCTGTCTCCAAGCCACATGTAAACTACTCATTTAATGAATCTATCTGCAACTTAACCTGTGTGGGTGACGAGGACATTGGTTACAGCTGGAACATCAATGGTAAAGACCAACTGGATATGAAGACAAATCCACTGACCTTTTCAAAAGACACTGACCTTGATACAGTATACATCTGTAAAGTCAAAAACCCCAAGAGCGAAGAAGAGAGTGACCCCTTTGTTGTGAGAAAATGCTTTCCCGCAG gaggACGTACACATTTTGcaattatttttccattattaatatttgtattattattattgtgtggaTTTCTGTACAGAAAGTTTCACAACAAACGGAGCAAAG TTCTCACCGTGGGATCTGAGGTGCACAAGGAAAATAACACACATGACGAAG AAACCTCACCTTCACCGTCTGCTGAACAGGAGGATGGAAACGCACTATCTGAAG aTGCTTCTCCAGGACCTGACAAACATGAGGAAGAAGTCCTGG TTCTCACCGTGGGATCTGAGGTGCACAAGGAAAATAACACACATGACGAAG TAGAAACCTCACCTTCACCATCTGCTGAACAGGAGGATGGAAACGCACTATCTGAAG TAGAAACCTCACCTTCACCATGTGCCGAACAGGAGAGTGGAGACGCAGTATCTGAAG CCAAAGATCAAAACTGTGAGGAGCAGGAAGGGGGGACCAATCCTGATGGAG GTGAAACAGAGGATACATAA
- the LOC136751169 gene encoding uncharacterized protein LOC136751169 isoform X13 has translation MTKKPHLHRLLNRRMETHYLKMLLQDLTNMRKKSWFSPWDLRCTRKITHMTKKPHLHHLLNRRMETHYLKKPHLHHVPNRRVETQYLKPKIKTVRSRKGGPILMEVKQRIHKVTLKVNYH, from the exons ATGACGAAG AAACCTCACCTTCACCGTCTGCTGAACAGGAGGATGGAAACGCACTATCTGAAG aTGCTTCTCCAGGACCTGACAAACATGAGGAAGAAGTCCTGG TTCTCACCGTGGGATCTGAGGTGCACAAGGAAAATAACACACATGACGAAG AAACCTCACCTTCACCATCTGCTGAACAGGAGGATGGAAACGCACTATCTGAAG AAACCTCACCTTCACCATGTGCCGAACAGGAGAGTGGAGACGCAGTATCTGAAG CCAAAGATCAAAACTGTGAGGAGCAGGAAGGGGGGACCAATCCTGATGGAG GTGAAACAGAGGATACATAAGGTGACGCTTAAG GTCAATTATCACTGA
- the LOC136751169 gene encoding lymphocyte function-associated antigen 3 isoform X11 yields MSEAPVLVISVILLLQDLVLSQELVYGLLNEEVVMSPHIKINITEILWKFENDKLAEWDSIETSYFGTFKGRTELHKNGTLGIKNITFQDNGLYTLSILSGEIHDKIFNLTVLKPVSKPHVNYSFNESICNLTCVGDEDIGYSWNINGKDQLDMKTNPLTFSKDTDLDTVYICKVKNPKSEEESDPFVVRKCFPADASPGPDKHEEEVLVLTVGSEVHKENNTHDEVETSPSPSAEQEDGNALSEDASPGPDKHEEEVLVLTVGSEVHKENNTHDEVETSPSPSAEQEDGNALSEVETSPSPCAEQESGDAVSEAKDQNCEEQEGGTNPDGGETEDT; encoded by the exons ATGTCTGAAGCCCCTGTCCTCGTCATCTCCGTGATTCTGCTGCTCCAGGACCTAGTCTTATCGCAAG AACTTGTCTATGGATTATTGAATGAAGAAGTTGTGATGTCCCcacacatcaaaataaatataactgaaATTTTATGGAAATTTGAAAATGACAAACTTGCAGAATGGGACTCTATAGAGACATCTTATTTCGGTACTTTTAAGGGTCGAACAGAACTACATAAAAATGGAACTCttggaataaaaaatataacCTTTCAAGATAATGGACTTTATACGTTGAGTATACTATCTGGAGAAATTCATGACAAGATTTTTAACCTCACAGTATTAA AACCTGTCTCCAAGCCACATGTAAACTACTCATTTAATGAATCTATCTGCAACTTAACCTGTGTGGGTGACGAGGACATTGGTTACAGCTGGAACATCAATGGTAAAGACCAACTGGATATGAAGACAAATCCACTGACCTTTTCAAAAGACACTGACCTTGATACAGTATACATCTGTAAAGTCAAAAACCCCAAGAGCGAAGAAGAGAGTGACCCCTTTGTTGTGAGAAAATGCTTTCCCGCAG aTGCTTCTCCAGGACCTGACAAACATGAGGAAGAAGTCCTGG TTCTCACCGTGGGATCTGAGGTGCACAAGGAAAATAACACACATGACGAAG TAGAAACCTCACCTTCACCGTCTGCTGAACAGGAGGATGGAAACGCACTATCTGAAG aTGCTTCTCCAGGACCTGACAAACATGAGGAAGAAGTCCTGG TTCTCACCGTGGGATCTGAGGTGCACAAGGAAAATAACACACATGACGAAG TAGAAACCTCACCTTCACCATCTGCTGAACAGGAGGATGGAAACGCACTATCTGAAG TAGAAACCTCACCTTCACCATGTGCCGAACAGGAGAGTGGAGACGCAGTATCTGAAG CCAAAGATCAAAACTGTGAGGAGCAGGAAGGGGGGACCAATCCTGATGGAG GTGAAACAGAGGATACATAA
- the LOC136751169 gene encoding lymphocyte function-associated antigen 3 isoform X12 codes for MSEAPVLVISVILLLQDLVLSQELVYGLLNEEVVMSPHIKINITEILWKFENDKLAEWDSIETSYFGTFKGRTELHKNGTLGIKNITFQDNGLYTLSILSGEIHDKIFNLTVLKPVSKPHVNYSFNESICNLTCVGDEDIGYSWNINGKDQLDMKTNPLTFSKDTDLDTVYICKVKNPKSEEESDPFVVRKCFPAGGRTHFAIIFPLLIFVLLLLCGFLYRKFHNKRSKDASPGPDKHEEEVLVLTVGSEVHKENNTHDEVETSPSPSAEQEDGNALSEVETSPSPCAEQESGDAVSEAKDQNCEEQEGGTNPDGGETEDT; via the exons ATGTCTGAAGCCCCTGTCCTCGTCATCTCCGTGATTCTGCTGCTCCAGGACCTAGTCTTATCGCAAG AACTTGTCTATGGATTATTGAATGAAGAAGTTGTGATGTCCCcacacatcaaaataaatataactgaaATTTTATGGAAATTTGAAAATGACAAACTTGCAGAATGGGACTCTATAGAGACATCTTATTTCGGTACTTTTAAGGGTCGAACAGAACTACATAAAAATGGAACTCttggaataaaaaatataacCTTTCAAGATAATGGACTTTATACGTTGAGTATACTATCTGGAGAAATTCATGACAAGATTTTTAACCTCACAGTATTAA AACCTGTCTCCAAGCCACATGTAAACTACTCATTTAATGAATCTATCTGCAACTTAACCTGTGTGGGTGACGAGGACATTGGTTACAGCTGGAACATCAATGGTAAAGACCAACTGGATATGAAGACAAATCCACTGACCTTTTCAAAAGACACTGACCTTGATACAGTATACATCTGTAAAGTCAAAAACCCCAAGAGCGAAGAAGAGAGTGACCCCTTTGTTGTGAGAAAATGCTTTCCCGCAG gaggACGTACACATTTTGcaattatttttccattattaatatttgtattattattattgtgtggaTTTCTGTACAGAAAGTTTCACAACAAACGGAGCAAAG aTGCTTCTCCAGGACCTGACAAACATGAGGAAGAAGTCCTGG TTCTCACCGTGGGATCTGAGGTGCACAAGGAAAATAACACACATGACGAAG TAGAAACCTCACCTTCACCGTCTGCTGAACAGGAGGATGGAAACGCACTATCTGAAG TAGAAACCTCACCTTCACCATGTGCCGAACAGGAGAGTGGAGACGCAGTATCTGAAG CCAAAGATCAAAACTGTGAGGAGCAGGAAGGGGGGACCAATCCTGATGGAG GTGAAACAGAGGATACATAA